One genomic region from Onychostoma macrolepis isolate SWU-2019 chromosome 23, ASM1243209v1, whole genome shotgun sequence encodes:
- the LOC131532109 gene encoding transmembrane protein 184C-like codes for MPVWRRWIRPLAALLFALVLAVALPLCAWELRRAEVGTHTKAWFIAGVFVCLTIPISLWGILQHLVHYTQPELQKPIIRILWMVPIYSLDSWIALKYPKIAIYVDTCRECYEAYVIYNFLMFLLNFLENQYPSLVLMLEVQEQRPLLPPFCCCPPWTMGEVLLFRCKLGVLQYTAVRPVTTIIALVCQLCGVYDEGNFSFRNAWTYLVIVNNASQLFAMYCLLLFYRMLREELKPLRPVGKLLCVKLVVFVSFWQAVLIALLVKVGVISDKHTWEWDSVEAVATGLQDFIICLEMFLAAIAHHYSFSCRPYVREDDEGSCFDSLLAMLDVSDIRADIAEQVRNAGRTVFGRPRKLFFGSEADVVQSEHTSLLAGTSHERHSVPASPQGRYQGLGYTDTPHSVSAPAGFTSSSWESDSDSGPATANQST; via the exons ATGCCGGTCTGGCGGCGCTGGATCCGGCCGCTCGCCGCGCTGCTGTTCGCGCTCGTGCTCGCGGTGGCGCTGCCGCTGTGCGCGTGGGAGCTGCGGAGAGCCGAG GTGGGCACACACACTAAAGCGTGGTTCATCgcaggtgtgtttgtgtgtttgacgATCCCTATTTCACTGTGGGGGATTTTACAACATCTGGTTCATTACACACAACCTGAGCTACAGAAACCCATCATCAG GATTCTCTGGATGGTTCCCATATACAGCTTAGACAGC TGGATAGCGCTAAAATACCCCAAGATCGCCATCTACGTGGACACGTGTCGGGAATGCTACGAGGCGTATGTCATCTACAACTTCCTGATGTTCCTGCTGAACTTCCTGGAGAATCAGTATCCCAGTCTGGTGCTCATGCTGGAGGTGCAGGAGCAGAGACCCCTGCTGCCCCCTTTCTGCTGCTGCCCACCCTGGACCATGGGAGa gGTTCTGTTGTTCAGATGTAAGCTTGGAGTTCTGCAGTACACAGCAGTGAGACCTGTAACCACCATCATTGCACT TGTGTGTCAGCTGTGTGGAGTTTATGATGAAGGTAATTTCAGCTTCAGAAACGCCTGGACGTACCTCGTTATCGTCAACAATGCCTCACAGCTG TTTGCGATGTACTGCCTGCTGCTGTTCTACCGAATGCTGAGAGAAGAGCTGAAGCCTCTGAGACCCGTCGGCAAGCTGCTCTGCGTCAAACTCGTCGTCTTTGTGTCCTTCTG GCAGGCTGTGCTGATCGCTCTGCTGGTGAAGGTCGGAGTGATTTCAGACAAACACACTTGGGAGTGGGACAGCGTGGAAGCCGTTGCCACGGGACTACag gactTCATCATCTGTCTGGAGATGTTTCTGGCAGCGATCGCTCATCACTACAGTTTCAGCTGTCGTCCGTACGTTCGTGAGGATGATGAAGGCTCGTGCTTCGACTCGCTGCTCGCCATGCTGGACGTCTCAGACATACGCGCAGACATCGCAGAGCAAGTGCGCAACGCCG GCCGTACGGTGTTCGGTCGTCCCCGTAAGCTGTTCTTCGGCTCTGAAGCGGATGTCGTTCAGAGTGAACACACCAGTCTCCTCGCTGGGACGTCCCACGAGCGCCACTCAGTCCCCGCCTCCCCGCAGGGGCGGTACCAGGGGCTGGGCTACACAGACACGCCCCACTCAGTCTCCGCCCCCGCCGGCTTCACATCCTCCTCCTGGGAGAGTGACAGTGACTCAGGGCCtgcaacagccaatcagagcacctAG
- the ednrab gene encoding endothelin receptor type Ab: MRTPKILLMAAVSCVLIGGGNCQSNSSDGFQLSADPSSGHRSPTPPSGSNRVTSDPRAVGSVRVRPLSRPPACLRRTYIEGLFKYVNTVLSCLIFVVGMVGNATLLRIIYLNKTMRNGPNALIASLALGDLIYIAIDIPINVYKLLAMRWPFDDSVFGLFLCKLMPFLQKASVGITVLNLCALSVDRYRAVASWSRVQGVGIPVSTAVEIVCIWLLAVVLAVPEAIGFKMVIFDYNNVTIRTCMLKPETPFMTFYRDVKVWWLFGFYFCVPLVCTAVFYTLMTCEMLSNRKGSLKFSLSEHLKQRREVAKAVFSLVLIFALCWFPLHLSRILKKMVYFQNDVGRCDLLNFLLVFDYLSINLATINSCINPIILYFVSKKFKNCFRSCLCCWCYPGGSLLSSVVPLNGTSFQYKSPDQNGLSDRTALRKDSYN, encoded by the exons ATGCGGACCCCCAAAATCCTGCTAATGGCCGCCGTATCCTGTGTGCTGATTGGTGGAGGaaactgtcaatcaaactcatcCGATGGCTTCCAGCTCTCCGCCGACCCCAGCTCAGGTCACCGGTCTCCGACGCCGCCCTCGGGGTCAAACcgcgtgacctctgaccccagaGCTGTCGGGTCGGTTCGCGTCCGGCCGCTATCGCGGCCCCCAGCGTGTCTGAGGAGGACCTACATCGAGGGCTTGTTCAAATACGTCAACACCGTCCTGTCCTGCCTCATCTTCGTGGTGGGGATGGTGGGAAACGCCACGCTGCTGAGGATCATCTACCTCAACAAGACCATGAGGAACGGCCCGAACGCTCTGATCGCCAGCCTGGCGCTGGGAGACCTCATCTACATCGCCATCGACATACCCATCAACGTCTATAAG ctGCTGGCGATGCGGTGGCCCTTCGATGACAGTGTGTTCGGTCTGTTCCTGTGCAAACTCATGCCGTTTCTACAGAAAGCGTCAGTCGGAATAACGGTTCTCAATCTGTGTGCGCTCAGTGTGGacag gtatCGTGCGGTAGCGTCGTGGAGTCGTGTTCAGGGTGTGGGGATCCCTGTGTCCACGGCTGTGGAGATCGTGTGTATTTGGCTGCTGGCTGTAGTTCTGGCCGTTCCGGAGGCCATCGGCTTCAAAATGGTCATTTTCGACTACAACAACGTCACCATCCGCACCTGCATGCTGAAACCAGAGACACCCTTCATGACG ttctACAGGGACGTGAAGGTCTGGTGGTTGTTTGGCTTTTATTTCTGCGTGCCGCTGGTTTGTACGGCCGTCTTCTACACACTCATGACCTGTGAGATGCTGAGCAACAGGAAGGGCAGCCTGAAGTTTTCTCTGAGCGAACACCTCAAGCAG agGCGTGAGGTGGCGAAGGCCGTGTTTTCTCTGGTGCTGATCTTCGCTCTCTGCTGGTTTCCGCTGCATCTCAGTCGCATCCTCAAGAAGATGGTTTATTTTCAGAACGACGTCGGCCGCTGCGACCTGCTgaa TTTCTTGCTGGTGTTTGATTACCTGAGTATAAATCTGGCCACCATCAACTCCTGCATCAATCCCATAATCCTCTACTTCGTCAGCAAGAAGTTCAAGAACTGCTTCAGG tcgTGTTTGTGTTGCTGGTGTTATCCGGGCGGCTCGCTCTTGAGCAGCGTCGTGCCCCTGAACGGGACCAGCTTCCAGTACAAGAGCCCTGATCAGAACGGCTTATCGGACCGGACCGCGCTGCGCAAGGACAGCTACAACTGA